One region of Limnospira fusiformis SAG 85.79 genomic DNA includes:
- a CDS encoding GNAT family N-acetyltransferase has protein sequence MGFWKNFFSGSDSTSMSKTAEQEECSIENQSSWSQVTRQPNSRNSRIFFSTDRDIDLYELEELCNAVGWSRRPLRKVKKAIQHSFLVVSMWQMRGNQRRLIGFARATSDHAFNATLWDVVVHPDFQNKGLGKALMRFIIKKLRSDDISNITLFADPHVVEFYRNLGFISDPEGIKGMFWYPD, from the coding sequence ATGGGTTTTTGGAAAAATTTCTTTAGCGGTTCTGATTCTACCTCAATGTCCAAAACGGCGGAACAAGAGGAATGCTCTATCGAGAACCAATCCTCTTGGTCCCAGGTAACTCGGCAACCAAACTCTCGGAATTCTCGGATTTTTTTCAGCACGGATCGGGACATTGATCTATATGAGCTAGAAGAACTCTGTAATGCTGTCGGTTGGTCCCGTCGCCCTCTCAGGAAGGTCAAAAAGGCTATTCAGCATAGCTTTTTGGTCGTTTCCATGTGGCAAATGCGGGGCAACCAACGACGGCTAATCGGTTTTGCTCGCGCTACTTCCGATCATGCCTTTAATGCTACCCTTTGGGATGTCGTGGTTCACCCAGACTTCCAAAACAAAGGTTTAGGCAAGGCTTTGATGCGTTTTATCATCAAAAAGCTTCGCAGCGATGATATTAGCAATATCACGTTGTTTGCAGACCCCCATGTGGTTGAATTTTATCGAAACCTAGGGTTTATCTCAGATCCCGAAGGGATCAAGGGGATGTTCTGGTATCCAGACTAG
- a CDS encoding reverse transcriptase N-terminal domain-containing protein yields the protein MTQASLKKGFGKSKPIKTTNNVWKAIPWAKVQRKVFKLQKRIFQAAKSGPDAKVRRWQRLLVKSSYARLLAVRRVTQDNQGKKTAGVDGVIAISPKQRLDLAEKIKGNIKAKPLRRVWIPKPGRDEKRPLGIPTIQDRARQALVKSALEPEWESRFEGTSYGFRTGRSTQDAIGRIYPAIKTSSYYVLDARARRSGMK from the coding sequence ATGACGCAAGCGAGTTTAAAGAAAGGCTTTGGCAAGTCCAAACCAATCAAGACTACGAATAACGTATGGAAAGCTATTCCTTGGGCTAAGGTTCAGCGGAAAGTTTTCAAGCTCCAAAAGAGGATATTTCAAGCAGCTAAATCGGGGCCGGATGCAAAGGTAAGAAGGTGGCAACGTCTATTGGTGAAGTCATCTTATGCCCGACTCTTAGCAGTACGGCGAGTGACCCAAGACAATCAAGGAAAGAAAACAGCCGGAGTGGATGGAGTGATAGCAATATCCCCTAAGCAAAGGTTAGACTTAGCCGAGAAAATCAAAGGAAATATCAAAGCAAAACCACTGCGTAGGGTGTGGATTCCAAAACCTGGTAGGGATGAGAAACGCCCGCTGGGAATACCCACTATCCAAGATAGAGCGAGGCAAGCCTTGGTTAAATCGGCTCTCGAACCTGAATGGGAATCGAGATTTGAAGGCACAAGCTATGGGTTCAGAACGGGTAGGTCAACCCAAGATGCAATTGGTAGAATTTACCCTGCCATCAAAACAAGTAGTTATTATGTACTTGATGCACGTGCGAGACGTTCGGGTATGAAATAG
- the lipA gene encoding lipoyl synthase: MVSKPDWLRVKAPQFERVGNVKGILRDLGLNTVCEEASCPNIGECFNAGTATFLIMGPACTRACPYCDIDFEKKPQALDRTEPERLAEAVRRMQLNHLVITSVNRDDLPDGGASQFVRCIESVRSLSPKTTIEVLIPDLCGNWEALETILQAKPEVLNHNTETVQRLYRRVRPQGDYHRSLELLRRSRQIAPWLYTKSGLMVGLGETDAEIRQAMVDLREVDCDILTLGQYLQPSSKHLAVADFIPPEQFATWKAYGESLGFLQIVASPLTRSSYHAEQVQKLMQLYPRSSN; encoded by the coding sequence ATGGTATCTAAACCCGATTGGTTGAGAGTTAAAGCGCCCCAGTTCGAGCGCGTTGGGAACGTTAAAGGGATCCTGCGGGATCTGGGATTAAATACTGTCTGTGAAGAGGCTTCCTGTCCGAATATTGGGGAATGCTTCAACGCGGGGACGGCTACATTTTTGATTATGGGTCCGGCTTGTACCCGCGCCTGTCCCTATTGTGATATTGACTTTGAGAAAAAACCACAGGCTCTTGATCGGACAGAACCGGAAAGATTGGCTGAGGCGGTGCGACGGATGCAGTTAAATCATCTGGTGATTACGTCGGTGAACCGGGATGATTTACCTGATGGGGGAGCATCTCAATTTGTCCGCTGTATTGAATCGGTACGATCGCTATCTCCCAAAACTACCATAGAGGTATTAATCCCAGACCTGTGTGGCAATTGGGAAGCCCTAGAGACCATTCTACAGGCTAAACCAGAAGTCCTCAACCATAATACTGAAACTGTCCAACGATTATATCGGCGGGTTCGTCCCCAGGGTGACTATCACCGTAGTTTAGAATTATTAAGGCGATCGCGACAAATCGCCCCGTGGTTATATACCAAATCTGGGTTAATGGTAGGATTAGGTGAAACCGATGCAGAAATCCGCCAAGCCATGGTAGATCTGCGAGAGGTTGACTGCGATATCCTGACCCTAGGACAATACCTGCAACCGAGTTCTAAGCATCTGGCTGTAGCTGATTTTATTCCCCCGGAACAATTTGCGACTTGGAAAGCCTACGGGGAGTCTCTAGGGTTCTTACAAATTGTCGCTTCTCCCCTGACTCGTAGTTCCTACCATGCTGAACAGGTGCAGAAGTTGATGCAGCTTTACCCTCGCAGTTCCAATTAG
- a CDS encoding IS630-like element ISAtsp1 family transposase (programmed frameshift), producing MPAPYSYDLRQKVIDAIELDGMPKTEASQVFHVSRNTINLWLQRKAQTGDFLPKPHHRPGNNHKITDWQKFKAFAQEHGDKTAAQMAELWDDDISPRTISRALKKIGFTRKKTYGYQERDEQQREEFMAQIEQMEPEEVVYLDEAGMNSQDSDYPYGYCEEGKRFHALKSGKRQGRVSMIAAWCHQQLLAPFSFEGCCNRTVFELWLEFILIPTLKPGQTLVLDNATFHKGGRIAELVEAAQCRLLYLPPYSPDLNKIEKCWSWLKARIRHCIEQFDSLHDAMDSVLKAAS from the exons ATGCCAGCCCCCTATAGTTACGACCTCAGACAAAAAGTTATTGATGCCATTGAACTAGATGGTATGCCCAAAACAGAAGCCAGTCAAGTTTTCCATGTCAGCAGGAACACCATTAATCTCTGGCTGCAAAGAAAAGCACAGACCGGAGACTTCCTCCCTAAACCTCATCACCGACCTGGCAATAACCACAAAATTACCGACTGGCAAAAATTCAAGGCTTTTGCCCAAGAGCATGGCGACAAAACAGCAGCTCAAATGGCTGAACTTTGGGATGACGACATCTCTCCTCGCACCATATCCAGAGCCTTGAAGAAAATTGGCTTCACCAGA AAAAAAACTTACGGCTACCAAGAACGTGATGAGCAACAGCGAGAGGAGTTTATGGCTCAGATTGAACAGATGGAGCCGGAAGAAGTGGTCTACCTCGATGAAGCCGGCATGAATAGTCAGGACTCGGATTACCCTTATGGTTACTGCGAGGAAGGAAAACGCTTCCATGCACTCAAATCAGGGAAGAGGCAGGGCAGGGTAAGTATGATAGCCGCATGGTGTCATCAACAACTCTTAGCTCCCTTTAGCTTTGAGGGTTGTTGTAATCGGACAGTGTTTGAGTTGTGGTTGGAGTTCATCTTAATTCCAACATTGAAGCCAGGTCAGACTCTAGTATTGGACAATGCAACGTTTCATAAAGGGGGACGGATTGCTGAACTGGTGGAGGCAGCTCAATGCCGTTTACTCTATCTACCACCTTATTCGCCAGACCTCAACAAGATAGAGAAATGTTGGTCGTGGCTGAAAGCCCGTATTCGCCACTGCATTGAGCAGTTTGATTCTCTCCATGATGCCATGGATTCCGTTCTCAAAGCTGCGTCCTAA
- a CDS encoding HEAT repeat domain-containing protein — protein sequence MKNLAPTPADALIAALHEPGRENLLDLVQNPLCLTMLCMIWDGSLPDTQAELYQRYLRKIYEWNQNLNDLEKYAEVCGTNTTKLKQNLNRQLGELAKAALNLPRQRFRLSQALVEEHLGEESDQTSWAYLVLRLGWLNRVGRDGRGDSIFAFYHATFQEYFAALAVEDWDYFLPRNHVDSPVAGRRYRIFEKQWKQVILCWLGRKEIQAQKKEEFIRALVEFEDGVRDFYEYKTYLLAAAEINQFKTCSLATDIVRQVVKWGFGYFNTEKQEWQTFLEPIEEAAREVIPQTIRPLAMSALIELIENCPEKDSRMQAAETLGKIDPGNPKAIAVLLEIIRTTENEWARWRVADSLGKIDPGNPDAIAVLLEIIRTTENENTRYQAAFSLGEIDPGNPDAIAGLLEIIRTTEDKLTRWRAAWSLEEIGQGNPDAIAGLLEIIRTTEDEDTRRRAAYSLEEIGVGNPDAIAGLLQVIRTTENEYTRIQAAESLWKIGQGNPDAIAGLLQVIRTTENEYTRIQAAESLWKIGQGNPDAIAGLLQVIRTTENEYTRIQAAESLWKIGQGNPDAIAVLVEIIRTTEDKYTRYQAVESLGKIGQGNPDAIAGLLEIIRTTENEKTRRRAAYSLGKIGQGNPDAIAGLLEIIRTTENEKTRWLAAESLGKIGQGNPDAIAGLLEIIRTTENENTRWLAAESLGKIDPGNPDAIAGLLEIIRTTEDQDTRGLVAYSLGEIDPGNPDAIAGLLEIIRTTEDQDTRGLVAYSLGEIGQGNPDAIAGLLQVIRTTEDEKTRREAVESLGKIGQGNPDAIAGLLQVIRTTEDKLTRWRAAWSLEEIGQGNPDAIAGLVEIIRTTENESTRSLAVDSLEEIDPGNPEAIAGLLEIIRTTEDEDIRRLAAWSLGKILATPEEYAGVVSALKDCLSDEVYENNFDLFKASYKLICNCAENLPYPEFYQPWHNLPTTPHPEVEDNTPFIQQCNLALVPQILNQAIQTHPVNCQAICIDGSRFSDPSNPALQIYTTLKKAGCPPSPDGKPRTIAELQAYCEDDLSDHPIALILYEEPTDPPPQGFDIAVLNKLARFSHPPMAVIVPQRLPECRLPQFLESDPDLIAHLLQWLQNLAR from the coding sequence ATGAAAAATTTAGCCCCAACTCCTGCAGATGCTCTAATCGCCGCCCTCCATGAACCGGGACGGGAAAACCTCCTTGATTTAGTCCAAAATCCCTTGTGTTTGACGATGCTCTGCATGATTTGGGATGGGTCGTTGCCGGACACTCAGGCGGAGTTATATCAGCGTTACCTGCGAAAAATTTATGAGTGGAATCAGAATTTAAATGACTTGGAAAAGTATGCGGAAGTTTGTGGCACGAATACCACGAAATTAAAGCAGAATTTGAATCGGCAATTGGGGGAACTGGCAAAGGCGGCGCTGAATTTGCCCCGGCAGCGATTTCGGTTATCACAGGCTTTGGTGGAAGAGCATCTAGGGGAGGAATCAGATCAGACTTCGTGGGCTTATTTGGTGTTGCGGTTGGGTTGGTTAAATCGGGTGGGCAGAGATGGACGCGGCGATAGTATTTTTGCCTTTTATCATGCGACGTTTCAGGAGTATTTTGCAGCGTTGGCGGTGGAGGATTGGGATTATTTTCTGCCTCGGAATCATGTTGATTCTCCGGTGGCGGGGAGGCGGTATCGGATTTTTGAGAAGCAGTGGAAGCAGGTGATTTTGTGTTGGTTGGGGCGTAAGGAGATTCAGGCTCAGAAGAAGGAGGAGTTTATTCGGGCGTTGGTTGAGTTTGAGGATGGGGTCAGAGATTTTTATGAATATAAAACATATTTGCTGGCTGCTGCTGAAATTAATCAATTTAAGACTTGTTCTCTGGCTACCGATATTGTGCGGCAGGTGGTGAAGTGGGGGTTTGGTTATTTCAATACTGAAAAACAGGAATGGCAAACCTTTTTAGAACCCATCGAAGAAGCGGCGAGAGAGGTGATACCACAAACCATTAGACCCTTGGCGATGTCCGCACTGATTGAACTTATTGAGAATTGCCCAGAAAAGGACAGTCGGATGCAGGCAGCAGAGACTTTAGGGAAAATCGACCCAGGAAATCCCAAGGCGATCGCTGTATTGCTCGAAATTATCCGCACCACTGAGAATGAATGGGCCCGTTGGCGGGTAGCAGATAGTTTAGGGAAAATCGACCCAGGAAACCCTGATGCGATCGCTGTATTGCTTGAAATTATCCGCACTACTGAGAATGAAAATACCCGTTATCAGGCAGCATTTAGTTTAGGGGAAATCGACCCAGGAAATCCCGATGCGATCGCTGGTTTGCTCGAAATTATCCGCACCACTGAGGATAAATTGACTCGTTGGCGGGCAGCATGGAGTTTAGAGGAAATCGGACAGGGAAACCCTGATGCGATCGCTGGTTTGCTCGAGATTATCCGCACGACTGAGGATGAAGATACCCGTAGGCGAGCGGCATATAGTTTAGAGGAAATCGGTGTCGGAAATCCCGATGCGATCGCTGGTTTGCTCCAAGTTATCCGCACCACAGAGAATGAATATACCCGTATTCAGGCGGCAGAAAGTTTATGGAAAATCGGACAAGGAAATCCTGATGCGATCGCTGGTTTGCTCCAAGTTATCCGCACCACAGAGAATGAATATACCCGTATTCAGGCGGCAGAAAGTTTATGGAAAATCGGACAAGGAAATCCTGATGCGATCGCTGGTTTGCTCCAAGTTATCCGCACCACAGAGAATGAATATACCCGTATTCAGGCGGCAGAAAGTTTATGGAAAATCGGACAAGGAAATCCTGATGCGATCGCTGTATTGGTCGAAATTATCCGCACCACTGAGGATAAATATACCCGTTATCAGGCAGTAGAGAGTTTAGGGAAAATCGGACAGGGAAATCCCGATGCGATCGCTGGTTTGCTCGAAATTATCCGCACCACTGAGAATGAAAAGACCCGTAGGCGGGCAGCATATAGTTTAGGGAAAATCGGACAGGGAAATCCTGATGCGATCGCTGGTTTGCTCGAAATTATCCGCACCACTGAGAATGAAAAGACCCGTTGGCTGGCCGCAGAGAGTTTAGGGAAAATCGGACAAGGAAATCCTGATGCGATCGCTGGTTTGCTCGAAATTATCCGCACCACTGAGAATGAAAATACCCGTTGGCTGGCCGCAGAGAGTTTAGGGAAAATCGACCCGGGAAACCCTGATGCGATCGCTGGGTTGCTTGAAATTATCCGCACCACTGAGGATCAAGATACCCGTGGTCTGGTGGCATATAGTTTAGGGGAAATCGACCCGGGAAACCCTGATGCGATCGCTGGGTTGCTTGAAATTATCCGCACCACTGAGGATCAAGATACCCGTGGTCTGGTGGCATATAGTTTAGGGGAAATCGGACAAGGAAATCCTGATGCGATCGCTGGTTTGCTCCAAGTTATCCGCACGACTGAGGATGAAAAGACCCGTAGGGAGGCAGTAGAGAGTTTAGGGAAAATCGGACAGGGAAATCCTGATGCGATCGCTGGTTTGCTCCAAGTTATCCGCACCACTGAGGATAAATTGACTCGTTGGCGGGCAGCATGGAGTTTAGAGGAAATCGGACAGGGAAACCCTGATGCGATCGCTGGGTTGGTTGAAATTATCCGCACCACTGAGAATGAAAGTACCCGTAGCTTGGCGGTAGATAGTTTAGAGGAAATCGACCCAGGAAATCCAGAGGCGATCGCTGGGTTGCTCGAAATTATCCGCACTACTGAGGATGAAGATATCCGTAGGCTGGCAGCATGGAGTTTAGGGAAAATCCTCGCCACACCGGAAGAATATGCAGGAGTCGTCTCCGCCTTAAAAGACTGCCTCAGCGATGAAGTTTACGAAAACAACTTTGACCTATTCAAGGCATCCTACAAACTCATCTGCAACTGTGCCGAAAACCTCCCCTATCCCGAATTTTATCAACCCTGGCACAATCTCCCCACCACCCCTCATCCCGAAGTGGAAGACAACACCCCCTTTATTCAACAGTGTAACCTCGCCCTTGTCCCCCAAATCCTCAACCAAGCCATCCAAACCCACCCCGTCAACTGCCAAGCCATTTGCATCGATGGCAGCCGCTTCAGCGACCCTAGTAACCCCGCCTTGCAAATCTACACCACCTTGAAAAAAGCCGGATGTCCCCCCAGTCCCGACGGTAAACCCCGTACCATTGCCGAATTACAAGCCTACTGCGAGGATGACCTCAGCGACCATCCAATTGCCCTCATCCTCTACGAAGAACCCACCGACCCACCCCCCCAAGGCTTTGATATCGCGGTACTCAATAAACTCGCCCGCTTTAGCCATCCCCCCATGGCGGTGATTGTCCCCCAACGCCTCCCCGAGTGCCGATTACCGCAATTCCTAGAAAGCGACCCCGATTTGATTGCCCATCTCCTCCAGTGGTTGCAAAACTTGGCACGATGA
- a CDS encoding type I restriction enzyme endonuclease domain-containing protein gives MFTNKTNRSTVEVLQELINLAQDIKAARQRGEEQGLSADEIAFYDDLAENESAVEVMGNDSLKTIAHELLMSLKLTGRIGKVRALVSVARLILNFAPINLRYHKAK, from the coding sequence TTGTTTACAAACAAGACCAATAGATCAACGGTTGAAGTTCTGCAAGAATTAATCAATCTGGCTCAAGATATTAAAGCCGCCCGCCAACGGGGCGAGGAACAAGGACTTTCTGCGGATGAAATCGCCTTTTATGACGATCTGGCGGAGAACGAAAGCGCCGTGGAAGTGATGGGCAATGACAGCCTAAAAACGATCGCCCATGAATTGCTAATGAGCCTGAAATTGACTGGGCGCATCGGGAAAGTGCGCGCGCTCGTCTCCGTAGCACGGTTAATTCTAAATTTCGCACCAATAAACCTGAGATATCACAAAGCAAAATAA
- a CDS encoding type II toxin-antitoxin system PemK/MazF family toxin → MSKLEIGMIIDVNLEPTKGSETGKIRPCIIVTNNTYNQRVPIIQVVPITEWNSKKAKIKTNVEINPSSVNGLTQKSIADCLQTRPIDQRLKFCKN, encoded by the coding sequence ATGAGTAAACTAGAAATAGGAATGATTATTGACGTTAATCTTGAGCCAACCAAAGGCTCGGAAACAGGGAAAATTCGTCCTTGTATTATTGTGACCAATAATACTTATAATCAAAGAGTTCCTATAATTCAAGTTGTTCCCATAACTGAATGGAATAGTAAAAAAGCCAAAATTAAAACTAATGTTGAAATTAATCCTTCTTCTGTTAATGGATTAACCCAAAAATCTATTGCTGATTGTTTACAAACAAGACCAATAGATCAACGGTTGAAGTTCTGCAAGAATTAA
- a CDS encoding type II toxin-antitoxin system VapC family toxin → MIFACRSAKKEQNLALYELFFSQYVSLPFNGKSAKIYGEIRSELSKLGTPIGAYDFQIAAIALANNLILVTHNTKEFQRVKSLQLEDSEENI, encoded by the coding sequence ATTATATTTGCTTGTCGTAGTGCTAAAAAAGAGCAAAATCTAGCTTTATATGAGTTATTTTTCTCTCAATATGTTAGTTTACCCTTTAATGGTAAATCAGCGAAAATTTATGGTGAAATTCGCTCGGAATTATCAAAATTAGGTACTCCTATAGGTGCTTATGACTTTCAGATTGCGGCTATTGCTTTAGCTAATAATCTGATTTTAGTAACTCATAATACTAAGGAGTTTCAAAGAGTAAAAAGTTTACAACTTGAGGATTCGGAGGAAAATATTTAA
- a CDS encoding nucleotidyltransferase family protein → MRKQEALTLLANHQNTLKNFGVKSRMIFGSVARDEAHINSDVDLLVEFDRPVGLFTFVRLKRYLEEILERSVDLGTPDSLKLDLREPVFQEAIRAF, encoded by the coding sequence GTGCGAAAACAGGAAGCCCTGACATTACTCGCAAATCACCAAAACACACTAAAAAATTTTGGCGTGAAGTCTCGGATGATCTTTGGTTCAGTGGCAAGGGATGAAGCGCACATAAACAGTGATGTTGATCTGCTCGTCGAGTTTGATCGTCCAGTTGGGTTATTCACTTTTGTCCGGTTGAAACGATACCTAGAGGAGATTTTAGAAAGATCAGTTGATCTAGGTACGCCCGACTCCCTCAAACTTGATCTACGAGAACCCGTTTTTCAGGAGGCGATTCGTGCCTTCTAG
- a CDS encoding type I restriction endonuclease subunit R, whose translation MTDYKAIAESNNFIILDQYTKIPQSNSYQSESDLQRELIQDLVNQGYHYLPKLTKPQAMLANVREQLQTLNHVQFTDSEWQRFVETFLDKPGDSIIEKTRKIHENYIHDFVFDDGRIQNIYLLDKKNLPRNKVQVIEQFEQKGTQANRYDVTILVNGLPLVQIELKKRGVAIREAFNQIHRYSKESFNAEHSLYKYLQLFVISNGTNTRYFANTTQRNKNSFDFTMHWAKADNTLIKDLKDFTATFFEKNILLSVLLKYSVFDVNNTLLVMRPYQIAATERILWKINSAYQAKHWSRLEGGGYIWHTTGSGKTLTSFKAARLATELDFIDKVFFVVDRKDLDYQTMKEYQRFSPDSVNGSDSTAGLKRNLEKDDNKIIVTTIQKLNNLMKTESDLAIYKKQVVFIFDECHRSQFGEAQKNLRKKFKRFYQFGFTGTPIFPQNALGADTTASVFGRELHSYVITDAIRDEKVLKFKVDYNDVRPKFKAIETEQDQQKLSAAENKQALLHPDRIREISEYILKNFRQKTHRLQGGGKGFNALFAVSSVDAAKLYYETFNKLQKDREKPLKIATIFSFAANEEQEAVGEILDESFDVSAMNSSAKEFLSSAIADYNALFKTNFSVDSNGFQNYYRDLAKQVKAQEIDLLIVVGMFLTGFDAPTLNTLFVDKNLRYHGLLQAYSRTNRIYNATKTFGNIVTFRDLEQATIDAITLFGDKNTKNVVLEKSYREYMEGFTDAVTGEARRGFLEIVTELEERFPNPDEIFLETDKKDFAKLFGEYLRVENVLQNYDEFASLKALQQVDINDPAAVAAFKEEHYLTDEDLTALQAIKIPSDRTIQDYRSTYNDIRDWLRREKADGEQAKLAIDWDDVVFEVDLLKSQEINLDYILELIFEQNKKNQNKGELIEEVRRLIRASLGNRAKESLIVDFINQTNLDEMADKASIIDAFFKFAQAEQAREADELIHSEGLNEEAARRYISASLKRKFASENGTELNSTLPKMSPLNPQYKTKKQSVFQKISAFVEKFKDVGGQI comes from the coding sequence ATGACCGACTACAAGGCGATCGCCGAATCCAATAACTTTATCATTCTGGATCAATACACCAAAATACCGCAGAGCAATAGTTACCAAAGCGAAAGCGATTTACAGCGCGAATTGATTCAGGACTTAGTTAATCAAGGCTATCATTACCTGCCGAAATTAACCAAACCCCAAGCCATGTTAGCCAACGTGCGCGAGCAGTTGCAGACCCTCAATCATGTGCAGTTTACCGATAGCGAATGGCAGCGCTTTGTAGAAACCTTTCTAGATAAACCGGGCGACAGCATTATTGAGAAAACCCGCAAAATCCATGAAAACTATATCCATGATTTTGTATTTGATGATGGTCGCATTCAAAACATCTACCTGCTGGACAAAAAGAACCTTCCCCGCAACAAAGTACAAGTGATCGAACAATTTGAACAAAAGGGGACCCAAGCCAACCGCTACGATGTCACCATCTTAGTCAACGGCTTGCCGCTAGTGCAAATCGAACTCAAAAAACGCGGCGTGGCAATTCGTGAAGCCTTTAACCAAATCCATCGCTACAGCAAAGAAAGCTTTAACGCCGAACATTCCCTCTATAAATATTTGCAACTGTTTGTTATTTCCAACGGAACCAATACCCGCTACTTTGCCAACACCACCCAGCGCAATAAAAATAGCTTTGACTTCACCATGCACTGGGCGAAAGCCGATAACACCCTGATTAAAGACCTGAAAGACTTTACCGCCACCTTTTTTGAGAAAAACATCCTCCTCAGTGTCCTGTTGAAGTATTCGGTGTTTGATGTAAATAACACCTTGCTGGTGATGCGCCCCTACCAGATTGCGGCCACCGAGCGCATTTTATGGAAAATCAACAGCGCCTACCAAGCCAAACACTGGAGCCGTCTTGAGGGCGGCGGCTATATCTGGCACACCACCGGCTCCGGCAAAACCCTAACCAGCTTCAAAGCGGCGCGGCTGGCGACGGAGCTAGATTTTATCGACAAAGTGTTTTTTGTGGTCGATCGCAAAGACCTCGACTACCAAACCATGAAAGAATATCAACGCTTTTCGCCCGATAGCGTGAATGGCTCTGACAGCACTGCGGGGCTGAAGCGTAATCTGGAGAAAGATGACAATAAAATCATCGTTACCACGATCCAGAAACTCAATAACCTGATGAAAACCGAAAGCGACCTAGCCATCTATAAAAAGCAAGTGGTGTTTATTTTTGATGAATGCCACCGCAGCCAGTTTGGTGAGGCGCAGAAGAACTTACGGAAAAAATTTAAACGGTTTTATCAGTTTGGATTCACTGGGACGCCCATTTTTCCGCAAAACGCCCTGGGCGCAGACACCACCGCCAGCGTCTTTGGTCGTGAATTGCATTCCTATGTAATCACGGACGCGATCCGTGATGAAAAAGTGCTGAAGTTCAAGGTGGACTACAACGATGTTCGTCCCAAGTTCAAAGCGATTGAAACGGAGCAAGACCAGCAAAAACTGAGCGCCGCCGAAAACAAACAAGCCCTGTTACACCCCGATCGCATTCGCGAGATTTCTGAATACATCTTGAAGAACTTCCGCCAAAAAACCCACCGCTTGCAAGGGGGCGGCAAAGGGTTTAACGCGCTGTTTGCGGTGAGCAGTGTGGACGCTGCCAAGCTGTATTACGAAACATTTAATAAGTTGCAAAAAGACCGCGAGAAACCTTTGAAAATCGCGACAATTTTTTCCTTTGCAGCCAATGAAGAACAAGAAGCCGTGGGGGAAATTTTGGATGAAAGCTTTGATGTATCAGCTATGAACAGCAGCGCCAAAGAATTTTTAAGCTCGGCGATCGCTGACTATAACGCCCTGTTTAAAACCAACTTCAGCGTAGATAGCAACGGTTTCCAAAACTACTACCGCGATCTCGCCAAGCAAGTAAAAGCCCAAGAAATTGACCTGCTGATTGTCGTGGGGATGTTCCTGACGGGATTTGATGCGCCCACACTTAACACCTTATTTGTGGATAAAAACCTGCGCTATCACGGTTTGCTGCAAGCCTATTCACGCACCAACCGCATTTATAATGCTACCAAAACCTTTGGCAATATCGTCACCTTCCGCGATTTGGAACAAGCCACCATTGACGCTATTACCCTATTTGGCGATAAAAACACGAAAAACGTGGTGTTGGAAAAAAGCTACAGGGAATATATGGAGGGCTTTACGGATGCGGTGACGGGTGAAGCACGGCGCGGCTTTTTGGAAATAGTCACGGAATTAGAGGAGCGTTTTCCCAACCCCGACGAGATTTTTTTAGAAACAGACAAAAAAGACTTTGCCAAGCTATTTGGCGAATATTTGCGCGTTGAAAATGTGCTGCAAAACTACGATGAATTTGCCAGCCTGAAAGCCTTGCAACAGGTGGATATAAATGACCCGGCGGCGGTGGCAGCGTTTAAAGAGGAACACTATTTAACTGATGAAGACCTGACGGCACTGCAAGCGATCAAAATTCCGAGCGATCGCACCATTCAAGATTACCGCTCGACCTACAACGATATCCGCGACTGGTTACGCCGGGAAAAAGCGGACGGTGAACAAGCAAAATTGGCGATCGATTGGGATGATGTGGTGTTTGAAGTGGATTTGCTGAAATCCCAAGAAATAAATCTGGATTACATTCTTGAGCTAATTTTTGAGCAAAACAAAAAGAATCAAAATAAAGGTGAGTTGATCGAAGAAGTGCGCCGCTTGATTCGAGCCAGCCTAGGCAATCGAGCCAAAGAAAGCCTGATTGTAGATTTTATTAATCAAACCAATCTCGATGAGATGGCAGATAAGGCGAGCATCATTGATGCTTTCTTTAAATTTGCCCAAGCCGAGCAAGCCCGCGAAGCAGATGAGTTGATTCATTCAGAAGGCTTGAATGAAGAAGCGGCGCGACGCTATATCAGTGCCTCGCTGAAACGCAAGTTCGCCAGCGAGAATGGGACTGAGTTAAATTCAACACTGCCTAAAATGAGTCCGCTTAATCCACAATACAAAACCAAAAAGCAGAGCGTTTTCCAGAAAATCTCGGCGTTTGTTGAGAAGTTTAAAGACGTAGGCGGGCAGATTTAG